A window from Mixophyes fleayi isolate aMixFle1 chromosome 12, aMixFle1.hap1, whole genome shotgun sequence encodes these proteins:
- the LOC142109144 gene encoding uncharacterized protein LOC142109144: protein MVKVKAGNILGVGHILGPDLNQLPQHSHIHLDPSQEHQMPRILQDPPGRIQEQHLGNSLLHQMPHILLDPPDLTQEHLLDSNHLHQMPHILLDPPDLTQEHLLDSNHLHQMPHILLDPLDRTQEHLLDSNNLPHILLDPLDLIQAYQLGSSRLHQMPHTLQAPTQELLLGRTQQHQIPSILQDLLVLIQEVLLDHSQELQLGPILQHPGGSILLGPILQVLPECQDHILTLLDLLVNNTQILQDKVLHLVVLILVSRVLQDLHRVGLGALVHGAPRVGNTPLPQICHTQPLARSQILVLRRPYHGVMYPLASGDHQLHFLEVLDHTQIQDPILEAARFQRSLPDPATYLISL from the exons ATGGTCAAGGTCAAGGCGGGCAATATTCTGGGGGTGGGCCATATTCTGGGGCCGGACCTCAACCAACTGCCCCAACACAGCCATATCCATCTGGACCCCAGCCAGGAGCACCAAATGCCCCGTATTCTTCAGGACCCACCGGGCCGTATCCAGGAGCAGCACCTGGGCAACAGCCTTCTGCACCAAATGCCCCATATTCTTCTGGACCCACCGGACCTTACCCAGGAGCACCTGCTGGACAGCAACCACCTGCACCAAATGCCCCATATTCTTCTGGACCCACCGGACCTTACCCAGGAGCACCTGCTGGACAGCAACCACCTGCACCAAATGCCCCATATTCTTCTGGACCCACTGGACCGTACCCAGGAGCACCTGCTGGACAGCAACAACCTGCCCCATATTCTTCTGGACCCACTGGACCTTATCCAGGCGTACCAGCTGGGCAGCAGCCGACTGCACCAAATGCCCCATACTCTTCAGGCCCCTACCCAGGAGCTCCTGCTGGGCAGAACCCAACAGCACCAAATCCCCAGTATCCTTCAGGACCTACTGGTCCTTATTCAGGAGGTCCTTCTGGACCACAGCCAGGAGCTCCAACTGGGCCCTATCCTACAGCACCCGGGGGGAAGTATCctgctgggccctattcttcaggTCCTTCCGGAATGCCAGGATCATATCCTAACCCTTCTGGATCTTCTGGTCAACAATACCCAAATCCTTCAGGACAAGGTCCTTCATCTGGTGGTTCTTATCCTGGTCAGTCGGGTCCTACAGGACCTTCACAGGGTGGGCCTTGGGGCTCTAGTCCATGGAGCTCCCAGGGTGGGCAATACCCCACTCCCCCAAATATGCCATACCCAGCCACTTGCCCGTTCCCAAATCCTGGTGCTGCGTCGTCCATACCATGGGGTAATGTACCCGCTGGCCAGTGGGGACCATCAGCTTCATTTCCTGGAGGTCCTGGATCATACCCAAATCCAGGATCCTATCCTTGAAGCTGCCCGTTTCCAGAGATCTCTTCCAGACCCAGCCACCTACCTT ATCTCCCTGTAa